The Acidobacteriota bacterium genome includes a region encoding these proteins:
- a CDS encoding YHS domain protein: MLKSNDWLKRFALAVAAFAVLPLGIGLAVVDPVNKNVFGTALKGYDTVAYFKEGRAVKGKDEFRHDWMGAKWYFADTANRDEFVKNPEQYAPQYGGYCAWAVGHGYTANIDPEAWKIVAGKLYLNYDKNVQKMWEQDIPGWIEKANGNWPKLKK; this comes from the coding sequence ATGTTGAAAAGCAATGATTGGTTAAAACGCTTCGCTTTGGCAGTGGCCGCGTTTGCGGTATTGCCGCTGGGCATTGGGCTAGCGGTCGTTGACCCGGTCAACAAGAACGTTTTTGGCACCGCGCTGAAAGGCTACGACACGGTGGCGTATTTCAAAGAAGGCCGTGCGGTCAAAGGTAAAGACGAGTTTCGCCACGATTGGATGGGGGCTAAATGGTATTTCGCCGACACCGCCAATCGCGACGAATTCGTCAAGAACCCGGAGCAGTACGCTCCACAATATGGCGGGTATTGCGCCTGGGCGGTCGGCCACGGCTATACGGCAAACATTGATCCTGAAGCCTGGAAGATCGTGGCAGGGAAGCTCTATCTCAACTATGACAAAAATGTGCAGAAGATGTGGGAGCAAGACATTCCAGGTTGGATTGAAAAGGCCAATGGTAATTGGCCAAAGCTCAAAAAATAA
- a CDS encoding cold shock domain-containing protein codes for MAEKKQGKVKWFNNAKGYGFIEPPDDGGGDVFVHYSAIDMDGFKTLDEGTVVEYELVNGPKGKQAERVMRVQ; via the coding sequence ATGGCAGAAAAGAAACAAGGCAAAGTTAAATGGTTCAATAACGCCAAAGGCTACGGTTTTATCGAACCACCCGATGACGGCGGCGGCGACGTTTTCGTCCACTATTCGGCAATTGATATGGACGGCTTCAAAACGCTCGACGAGGGTACCGTGGTCGAGTACGAACTTGTCAATGGTCCCAAAGGTAAACAAGCGGAACGGGTGATGAGAGTGCAGTAA